The following proteins are co-located in the Papaver somniferum cultivar HN1 unplaced genomic scaffold, ASM357369v1 unplaced-scaffold_128, whole genome shotgun sequence genome:
- the LOC113331789 gene encoding ankyrin repeat domain-containing protein 13C, whose product MSRIDITKYAHSPVHKAVVTRDYTGLKRILNSLPRFLNPAEIRTEADSIAEEAKADAISGVIDRRDVPGRETPLHLAVKLRDTTSTEMLMAAGADWSLQNESGWSSLQEAICSREESIAMIIVRHYQPLAWAKWRRRLPRLVGAMKRMRDFYMEITFHFDSSVIPFISRIAPSDTYKIWKRGSNLRADMTLAGFDGFRIQRSDQSVLFLGAGSSDGKIPPGSLFMISHKHKEVTDALDGAGAQATETEIQEEIAAMTKTSIFRPGIDVTEAMLFPQLTWRRQEKTEMVGPWKAKVYDMHNVVVSVKSRRVPGVMTDEELSFTSSTENDSSESEDYSDMLTPEEKRQLECALGTDSSKSTADSGPDRVTAHRHSCFEQRDIPIEGITGCISGEDKKGRFAPRRNSLCAEEKARHSLEVTTRSDELRRTRSTRVSSTMMYESAQKRKETKRDTEYKKGVRPTIWLSSNFPLHTEELLPLLDILSNKVKAIRRLRELLTTKLIPGTFPVKVAIPVVPTIRVLVTFTKFEELEPSEDDEFSTPPSSPRVRGGREKTGVVGSSWVQWIKAPYNRQIPSVAGPRIRVKEIHGNPFAIPSDYTWITSEEKKKKTKEKSKSNSNRISQMNEEDL is encoded by the exons TCCGGGGTGATTGACCGTCGGGATGTCCCTGGTCGGGAAACACCTCTCCACTTGGCTGTCAAATTGAGGGATACAACTTCGACTGAGATGTTAATGGCTGCAGGGGCAGACTGGAGCTTGCAGAATGAAAGTGGTTGGAGTTCTCTCCAGGAAGCGATTTGTAGTAGAGAAGAATCTATTGCTATGATAATTGTTCGCCATTACCAACCATTAGCATGGGCTAAATGGCGCCGTCGCTTGCCTCGATTAGTAGGAGCTATGAAGAGAATGAGAGATTTCTACATGGAGATTACTTTTCATTTCGATAGCTCTGTCATTCCATTTATATCGCGAATTGCACCTTCAGACACGTACAAGATTTGGAAAAGGGGGTCAAATTTAAGGGCGGACATGACTTTAGCTGGTTTTGATGGTTTCAGGATCCAAAGATCAGACCAAAGTGTGCTCTTTCTTGGGGCTGGCTCCAGTGATGGAAAGATCCCGCCCGGATCTCTCTTCATGATTTCACATAAGCACAAGGAGGTGACGGATGCATTGGATGGGGCTGGTGCTCAAGCTACAGAAACagaaattcaagaagaaatagCCGCGATGACTAAAACCAGTATCTTTAGGCCTGGGATTGATGTGACTGAGGCAATGCTCTTCCCACAATTAACATGGAGAAGGCAGGAGAAAACGGAGATGGTTGGACCCTGGAAAGCCAAGGTTTACGATATGCACAACGTGGTTGTGAGCGTCAAATCTAGGCGTGTCCCTGGAGTTATGACAGATGAAGAGTTGTCATTTACGTCTTCTACCGAGAATGATTCATCAGAAAGTGAGGACTACAGTGACATGTTAACACCAGAGGAGAAACGACAATTGGAATGTGCCTTGGGTACAGATTCTTCGAAATCGACTGCTGACAGTGGTCCAGATAGGGTCACTGCACACCGTCACAGTTGCTTTGAGCAGAGAGATATTCCTATAGAAGGCATAACTGGCTGCATTAGTGGTGAGGATAAAAAAGGCCGGTTTGCTCCAAGAAGAAATTCTTTATGTGCAGAAGAGAAGGCTAGACACTCTTTAGAGGTTACAACGAGGTCGGATGAACTTCGGAGAACAAGGAGTACGAGAGTGTCTTCTACCATGATGTATGAAAGCGcgcagaaaagaaaagaaaccaaGCGTGATACCGAGTACAAGAAAGGGGTGAGACCCACTATTTGGCTTTCTTCTAACTTCCCACTCCATACTGAAGAACTCTTACCGTTGCTTGACATTCTGTCTAACAAAGTGAAGGCCATCCGTCGTCTAAGAGAGTTGCTAACCACTAAGCTTATACCTGGAACCTTTCCGGTTAAG GTTGCTATTCCAGTGGTTCCTACTATTAGAGTGTTGGTTACTTTTACCAAATTCGAAGAGCTAGAACCATCAGAAGATGATGAGTTTTCCACACCTCCATCAAGTCCTCGAGTTAGAGGAGGTCGAGAAAAAACTGGAGTGGTTGGTTCATCATGGGTTCAGTGGATAAAAGCTCCTTACAATCGTCAAATCCCATCGGTTGCTGGTCCTAGAATCCGTGTAAAGGAGATCCACGGGAACCCGTTTGCAATACCATCAGATTATACTTGGATAACatcagaagaaaagaagaagaagaccaaaGAGAAAAGCAAATCCAACAGCAACAGAATTAGCCAGATGAATGAAGAAGATCTTTAA